A genomic region of Thiohalospira halophila DSM 15071 contains the following coding sequences:
- a CDS encoding LPP20 family lipoprotein, translating to MGTKRRSRLNPARVSGWSLALLLSVVAGCASGPDPQARPGWVDGGEPADYPREAYLTGTGRADSLAAARDRARAELARSFRVRVESESRDVTRLEAGELEQEAESRIRTRSEEVLTGVTIAETWRAPEEGAYHALAVLDRNRAALRLRREIGDLDRAIRRHVEAAEAARDSLERVAALGRALERQRAREGLQAHLRVVGATGRGVDSPWSTAELAARHREALAAVTLTPVATGDEAARMDAALRGALGNAGFTTSADGEYTLRAELVLTDRGRREGWHWYEGRLGLSLADAAGEVRGRATLSERAAATDEPTARQRLLDKLAERLEAEVRPRVLEMVTGGE from the coding sequence ATGGGGACAAAGCGGAGAAGCCGGCTGAACCCGGCTCGCGTTAGCGGGTGGTCACTCGCGCTGCTGCTGTCGGTGGTCGCGGGCTGTGCCTCCGGGCCCGACCCGCAGGCGCGGCCCGGCTGGGTGGATGGCGGCGAGCCCGCCGACTATCCGCGGGAGGCCTATCTCACCGGGACGGGCCGCGCCGACAGCCTGGCGGCCGCCCGGGATCGGGCCCGTGCCGAGCTGGCGCGATCCTTCCGGGTCCGGGTGGAGTCGGAGAGTCGTGACGTGACCCGGCTGGAGGCCGGGGAGCTGGAGCAGGAGGCGGAGAGCCGGATCCGGACCCGCAGCGAGGAGGTCCTCACCGGGGTGACCATCGCCGAGACCTGGCGCGCGCCGGAAGAGGGGGCCTATCACGCCCTGGCGGTTCTGGACCGCAATCGGGCGGCCCTGCGCCTGCGCCGCGAGATCGGCGACCTGGACCGCGCCATCCGCCGGCACGTCGAGGCGGCGGAAGCCGCCCGGGACTCCCTGGAGCGGGTCGCCGCCCTGGGCCGGGCCCTGGAGCGCCAGCGGGCGCGGGAGGGGCTTCAGGCCCACCTGCGGGTGGTCGGGGCTACCGGGCGCGGGGTCGATTCCCCCTGGAGCACGGCGGAGCTGGCGGCGCGCCACCGCGAGGCCCTGGCGGCGGTTACCCTGACCCCGGTGGCGACCGGGGACGAGGCGGCCCGCATGGATGCCGCCCTGCGCGGCGCCCTGGGCAATGCCGGCTTCACCACCTCGGCGGACGGGGAGTACACCCTCCGGGCGGAGCTGGTACTCACCGACCGCGGTCGGCGCGAGGGGTGGCACTGGTACGAGGGCCGCCTGGGGCTGAGCCTGGCGGATGCCGCCGGCGAGGTCCGGGGCCGGGCGACCCTCTCCGAGCGCGCCGCGGCCACCGATGAGCCTACCGCCCGTCAGCGCCTGCTGGACAAGCTCGCCGAGCGGCTGGAGGCCGAGGTCCGGCCCCGGGTGCTGGAGATGGTCACCGGCGGGGAGTGA
- a CDS encoding COG3014 family protein, protein MGLVPWLLAAVLFIGGCATHSDRFGPVEEALLAGEPEQALEAVDGALGGREADTILYHLERGMLRRMTGDYRGSNADLERAKGLMEELGVTSVSETLGSLTMAEGVTSYVGAPHEQVLLHLVKAFNYLDLGQRDAARVEALQVDLRLQVLAAEAEGSVYDADPFARYLSGILFEALGERSDALIAYRKAYRAYRRQEAAIGVHPPPSLKAALLRLTDALGLDDEHAGYRRTFGDIDWRTMAEQARRAHVILVTGEGLAPVKVENALNVQDAQGKLHRIALPAYRSRPWRLESAALAAGEEQAPAAVVADVDAIARTVLEERMGAITARALARSVAKNAAVDEAAEAHPLAGLAVNIAGFASERADLRSWRTLPARYRLAWLDLPPGRYDLTATFGGREGRTVENIRLRAGEYYFLIDHWIAPGTGSVGGMQHGDKAEKPAEPGSR, encoded by the coding sequence ATGGGGCTGGTGCCCTGGCTGCTGGCGGCGGTCCTGTTCATCGGCGGCTGCGCGACCCACTCGGATCGCTTTGGGCCCGTGGAAGAGGCCCTGCTCGCCGGCGAGCCGGAACAGGCCCTGGAGGCGGTAGACGGAGCCCTGGGCGGGCGCGAGGCCGACACCATCCTCTACCACCTGGAGCGCGGCATGCTCCGGCGGATGACCGGCGACTACCGCGGCAGCAATGCCGACCTGGAGCGGGCCAAGGGGCTCATGGAGGAGCTGGGGGTGACCAGCGTCAGCGAGACCCTGGGCAGCCTCACCATGGCCGAGGGGGTGACCAGCTACGTCGGCGCCCCCCACGAGCAGGTGCTGCTGCATCTGGTGAAGGCCTTCAACTACCTCGACCTGGGCCAGCGGGACGCCGCGCGGGTGGAGGCCCTACAGGTGGACCTGCGACTGCAGGTGCTGGCGGCGGAGGCGGAGGGCTCCGTCTACGACGCCGACCCCTTTGCCCGCTACCTCTCCGGGATCCTCTTCGAGGCCCTGGGGGAGCGCTCCGATGCCCTCATCGCCTACCGCAAGGCCTACCGTGCCTACCGGCGCCAGGAGGCCGCCATCGGGGTCCACCCGCCGCCGAGCCTGAAGGCGGCACTGCTGCGGCTCACCGACGCCCTGGGCCTGGACGACGAGCATGCCGGCTATCGCCGGACCTTCGGGGACATCGACTGGCGGACCATGGCGGAGCAGGCCCGCCGGGCCCACGTGATCCTCGTCACCGGGGAGGGGCTGGCGCCGGTGAAGGTGGAGAACGCCCTCAACGTTCAGGACGCCCAGGGCAAGCTCCACCGGATCGCGCTGCCGGCCTATCGCTCCCGGCCCTGGCGGCTGGAGAGCGCCGCCCTCGCCGCCGGGGAGGAGCAAGCGCCGGCGGCGGTGGTCGCCGATGTCGACGCCATTGCCCGGACGGTGCTGGAGGAGCGCATGGGCGCCATCACGGCCCGCGCCCTGGCCCGCTCCGTGGCCAAGAACGCCGCGGTGGACGAGGCCGCTGAGGCCCACCCCCTGGCCGGTCTGGCGGTCAATATTGCCGGTTTTGCCAGCGAGCGCGCCGACCTGCGCAGCTGGCGGACCCTGCCGGCGCGCTACCGGCTGGCCTGGCTGGATCTGCCGCCGGGGCGCTACGACCTGACCGCTACCTTCGGCGGGCGTGAGGGCCGGACCGTGGAGAATATCCGCCTGCGAGCGGGGGAGTATTACTTCCTTATCGACCACTGGATCGCCCCCGGAACCGGGAGCGTGGGAGGGATGCAACATGGGGACAAAGCGGAGAAGCCGGCTGAACCCGGCTCGCGTTAG
- the ppa gene encoding inorganic diphosphatase, producing the protein MNLDNLPAGKSVPDDVNVVIEIPADSAPVKYEVDKDFGGLMVDRLMPTAMFYPANYGFIPHTLADDGDPVDMLVVTPHPLVHGSVIRARPVGVLKMSDEEGEDAKLIGVPVSKLSPLYDHVQSPDDLPQLLRDQLVHFFEHYKDLEKGKWVRVDGWEGLDSARAEIEASVKRAQG; encoded by the coding sequence ATGAATCTGGACAATCTGCCCGCCGGCAAGTCGGTGCCGGACGACGTCAACGTGGTCATCGAGATCCCGGCCGACAGCGCGCCGGTGAAGTACGAGGTGGACAAGGACTTCGGCGGCCTCATGGTGGACCGGCTCATGCCCACCGCCATGTTCTACCCGGCCAACTACGGCTTCATCCCCCACACCCTGGCCGATGACGGCGACCCCGTGGACATGCTGGTGGTTACCCCCCATCCGCTGGTCCACGGCTCGGTGATCCGCGCGCGGCCGGTGGGCGTGCTCAAGATGAGCGACGAGGAGGGCGAGGATGCCAAGCTCATCGGTGTGCCGGTTAGCAAGCTCTCCCCCCTGTACGACCACGTCCAGTCCCCCGACGACCTGCCGCAGCTCCTGCGCGACCAGCTGGTCCACTTCTTCGAGCACTACAAGGATCTGGAGAAGGGCAAGTGGGTGCGAGTGGACGGCTGGGAGGGCCTGGACTCCGCCCGGGCCGAGATCGAGGCCTCGGTGAAGCGCGCCCAGGGTTGA
- the moaC gene encoding cyclic pyranopterin monophosphate synthase MoaC, whose protein sequence is MSELTHFNAAGEAHMVDVGDKAETERVAVAEGRIRMAAETLERIRAGDHAKGDVLGIARVAGIMGSKRTADLIPLCHPLPLTALEVDLTPEDDLAAVRVEATARTTGRTGVEMEALTAVQVALLTIYDMCKAVDRGMVMDGVRLLEKRGGKSGTWRAE, encoded by the coding sequence ATGAGCGAACTCACCCATTTCAACGCCGCCGGCGAGGCCCACATGGTCGACGTGGGCGACAAGGCGGAGACCGAGCGCGTGGCCGTGGCCGAAGGCCGCATCCGCATGGCGGCGGAGACCCTGGAGCGGATCCGCGCCGGCGACCACGCCAAGGGCGACGTCCTGGGCATCGCCCGGGTGGCGGGGATCATGGGCTCCAAGCGCACCGCCGACCTCATCCCGCTCTGCCATCCCCTCCCCCTTACCGCCCTGGAGGTGGACCTCACGCCGGAAGACGACCTGGCCGCCGTCCGCGTGGAGGCGACTGCTCGGACCACGGGGCGCACCGGCGTGGAGATGGAGGCGCTCACCGCCGTCCAGGTAGCCCTGCTCACCATCTACGACATGTGCAAGGCGGTGGACCGCGGCATGGTCATGGACGGCGTGCGACTGCTGGAGAAGCGCGGCGGCAAGTCGGGGACCTGGCGGGCGGAGTAG
- the hemE gene encoding uroporphyrinogen decarboxylase encodes MTELRNDRLLRAIAGEPVDATPVWMMRQAGRYLPEYRAVRERAGSFTGLAQNPEMACEVTLQPLERFDLDAAILFSDILTVPDAMGLGLRFTPGEGPSFDNPVRDEAAIRNLPVVDPHAELKYVPDAVSLIRRELAGRVPLIGFAGSPWTLATYMVEGGSSKDYARLKTLIYDRPELAHHLLAVTADSVTAYLNAQIAAGAQAVMIFDTWGGVLTPRDYRTFSLAYMQRIINGLDRHADGRRVPVTLFTKNGGQWLESMAETGCDCLGLDWTTDLGDARARVGDRVALQGNMDPMMLHARPERIREEVATILESYGRGSGHVFNLGHGITPDVDPEHARAFIDAVHELSPAYHT; translated from the coding sequence ATGACCGAGTTGCGCAACGACCGCCTCCTGCGCGCCATCGCCGGCGAGCCGGTGGACGCCACCCCCGTCTGGATGATGCGCCAGGCCGGCCGCTACCTGCCGGAGTATCGCGCCGTGCGCGAGCGCGCCGGCAGCTTCACCGGCCTGGCCCAGAACCCGGAGATGGCCTGCGAGGTCACCCTCCAGCCCCTGGAGCGGTTCGACCTGGATGCCGCCATCCTCTTCTCGGACATCCTCACCGTCCCGGATGCCATGGGCCTGGGCCTGCGCTTCACCCCCGGCGAGGGGCCGAGCTTCGATAACCCGGTGCGTGACGAGGCCGCCATCCGCAACCTGCCGGTGGTCGACCCCCACGCGGAGCTCAAGTACGTCCCCGATGCGGTCTCCCTCATCCGCCGGGAGCTGGCCGGCCGGGTCCCGCTCATCGGCTTCGCCGGCAGCCCCTGGACCCTGGCCACCTACATGGTGGAGGGCGGCTCCAGCAAGGACTACGCCCGACTGAAGACCCTCATCTACGACCGCCCGGAGCTGGCCCACCACCTGCTGGCGGTCACCGCCGATTCCGTCACCGCCTACCTCAACGCCCAGATCGCGGCGGGGGCGCAGGCGGTGATGATCTTCGATACCTGGGGCGGCGTGCTTACCCCCCGGGACTACCGGACCTTCTCGCTGGCCTACATGCAGCGCATCATCAACGGCCTGGACCGCCACGCCGACGGCCGGCGGGTGCCGGTGACGCTGTTCACCAAGAACGGCGGCCAGTGGCTGGAGTCCATGGCGGAGACCGGCTGCGACTGCCTGGGACTGGACTGGACCACCGACCTGGGCGATGCCCGGGCGCGGGTGGGCGACCGGGTGGCGCTGCAGGGCAACATGGACCCCATGATGCTCCACGCCCGCCCGGAGCGGATCCGCGAGGAGGTGGCCACCATCCTGGAGAGCTACGGTCGTGGCTCCGGCCACGTCTTCAACCTCGGCCACGGGATCACCCCCGACGTCGACCCCGAGCACGCCCGCGCCTTCATCGACGCCGTCCACGAGCTCTCCCCGGCCTACCACACCTGA
- a CDS encoding MoaD/ThiS family protein, whose translation MSIQVRFFASLREQQGREQTVVSGAADVAGVWAAATEGAEPPANALAAVNMAYADWDSPVADGDEVAFFPPVTGG comes from the coding sequence ATGAGTATCCAGGTACGCTTCTTTGCCAGCCTCCGCGAACAGCAGGGTCGGGAGCAGACCGTCGTTTCCGGGGCGGCGGACGTCGCCGGCGTCTGGGCCGCCGCCACCGAGGGCGCCGAGCCGCCGGCGAATGCCCTGGCGGCGGTGAACATGGCCTACGCCGACTGGGACAGCCCGGTGGCCGACGGCGACGAGGTGGCCTTCTTCCCGCCGGTGACGGGGGGCTGA
- a CDS encoding molybdenum cofactor biosynthesis protein MoaE has protein sequence MEVVILDAPFDPWCELSSRQARRTDLAGRYGGTAVFVGTMRGANEGRPVTRMSLEHYPGMTEGQIRAIGDEAAERWAIQDALVLHRSGVLEPGEPIVLVATWAEHRGDALEACRYITEGLKARAPFWKKELGPDGEHWVERNTDGYASP, from the coding sequence ATGGAGGTCGTGATCCTCGACGCCCCCTTCGACCCCTGGTGCGAGCTCTCCTCCCGCCAGGCCCGGCGGACCGACCTGGCCGGTCGCTACGGCGGCACCGCGGTCTTCGTCGGCACCATGCGCGGTGCCAACGAGGGGCGGCCGGTGACCCGGATGAGCCTGGAGCACTACCCCGGCATGACCGAGGGCCAGATCCGGGCCATCGGGGACGAGGCCGCCGAGCGCTGGGCCATCCAGGACGCCCTGGTCCTCCACCGCAGCGGCGTGCTGGAGCCGGGGGAGCCCATCGTCCTGGTGGCCACCTGGGCGGAGCACCGGGGAGACGCCCTGGAGGCCTGCCGCTACATCACCGAGGGCCTCAAGGCGCGCGCCCCCTTCTGGAAGAAGGAGCTGGGTCCTGACGGCGAGCACTGGGTCGAACGCAACACGGATGGCTACGCCTCCCCCTGA
- a CDS encoding penicillin-binding protein activator LpoB, with product MSTVTATRATLSLLLTLTLLLTVGGCGKTVERIDTDETRDLSGRWNDTDSRLVAEEMVADALARPWLANHRQETGERPTVIVGEVRNLSHEHINTRTFINDLQRELINSGRVEFVASAEQRESIREERADQDLHASPDTRKAMGEELGADYMLLGSINTIIDREGREQVRFYQVDLEMISLADNRKVWMGQKKIKKYIEGAALRP from the coding sequence GTGTCTACCGTGACCGCAACCCGGGCAACCCTGTCCCTGCTACTGACCCTGACGCTGCTGCTCACCGTCGGGGGCTGCGGCAAGACCGTCGAGCGCATCGACACCGACGAGACCCGGGACCTCTCCGGCCGCTGGAACGATACCGATTCCCGCCTGGTGGCCGAGGAGATGGTGGCCGATGCCCTGGCCCGGCCCTGGCTGGCGAACCACCGTCAGGAGACCGGCGAGCGGCCCACCGTCATCGTCGGCGAGGTCCGCAACCTCAGCCACGAGCACATCAACACCCGGACCTTCATCAACGACCTCCAGCGCGAGCTCATCAACAGTGGTCGGGTGGAGTTCGTTGCCTCGGCCGAGCAGCGCGAGTCCATCCGCGAGGAGCGCGCCGACCAGGACCTCCACGCCAGTCCCGACACCCGCAAGGCCATGGGCGAGGAACTGGGGGCCGACTACATGCTCCTGGGCTCCATCAACACCATCATCGACCGGGAGGGGCGGGAGCAGGTCCGCTTCTACCAGGTGGACCTGGAGATGATCAGCCTGGCCGACAATCGCAAGGTCTGGATGGGCCAGAAGAAGATCAAGAAGTACATCGAGGGCGCTGCCCTTCGGCCCTGA
- a CDS encoding FAD-dependent oxidoreductase, with amino-acid sequence MANNFQFLQVPRVDPEKQPAEVRIKEFSEIYGEFDAETAASQADRCLECGNPYCEWKCPVHNYIPNWLKLVSEGNLFEAAELSHKTNSLPEICGRVCPQDRLCEGACTLNDGFGAVTIGSVEKYISDEAFKQGWRPDMSGVVDTGKRVAVIGAGPAGLGAADILVRNGVTPVVFDRYPEIGGLLTFGIPEFKLEKEVIRTRRQIMEEMGVEFRLGVDVGTDITFDAIEAEYDAVFLGMGTYTYMKGGFPGEDLPGVVDALPFLVSNVRHCLGLQEPGEDFIDMAGQRVVVLGGGDTAMDCNRTSIRQGARSVTCAYRRDESNMPGSKKEVANAKEEGVNFLFNRQPVEVVGDGRVEGVKVVTTELGEPDERGRRSPQPVPGSEEIIPADRVLVAFGFRPDPQPWFTDFGIEVDERGRVRAPAEQACHHQTTNPKVFAGGDMVRGSDLVVTAVYEGRQAAEGILDFLEV; translated from the coding sequence ATGGCCAACAACTTCCAGTTCCTCCAGGTCCCGCGCGTCGATCCGGAGAAGCAGCCGGCCGAGGTGCGGATCAAAGAATTCAGCGAGATCTACGGCGAGTTCGATGCCGAGACCGCCGCCTCCCAGGCCGATCGCTGCCTGGAGTGCGGCAACCCGTACTGCGAGTGGAAGTGCCCGGTGCACAACTACATCCCCAACTGGCTGAAGCTGGTCAGCGAGGGGAATCTGTTCGAGGCCGCCGAGCTCTCCCACAAGACCAACAGCCTCCCCGAGATCTGCGGCCGGGTCTGTCCCCAGGATCGCCTCTGCGAGGGGGCCTGTACCCTCAACGACGGCTTCGGTGCGGTGACCATCGGCTCGGTGGAGAAGTACATCTCCGACGAGGCCTTCAAGCAGGGCTGGCGGCCGGACATGTCCGGCGTGGTGGACACCGGCAAGCGGGTGGCGGTCATCGGTGCCGGCCCGGCCGGCCTCGGCGCGGCGGATATCCTGGTGCGCAACGGCGTCACCCCGGTAGTCTTCGACCGCTATCCCGAGATCGGCGGCCTGCTCACCTTCGGCATCCCGGAGTTCAAGCTGGAGAAGGAGGTCATCCGCACCCGTCGCCAGATCATGGAGGAGATGGGGGTGGAGTTCCGGCTGGGGGTCGACGTCGGCACCGACATTACCTTCGATGCCATCGAGGCGGAGTACGACGCCGTCTTCCTGGGTATGGGGACCTACACCTACATGAAGGGCGGCTTCCCCGGCGAGGACCTGCCCGGCGTGGTGGATGCCCTGCCCTTCCTGGTCTCCAACGTCCGCCACTGCCTGGGCCTCCAGGAGCCGGGGGAGGACTTCATCGACATGGCCGGTCAGCGGGTGGTGGTCCTAGGCGGTGGCGACACCGCCATGGACTGCAACCGCACCTCCATCCGCCAGGGCGCCCGCTCGGTGACCTGCGCCTACCGCCGGGACGAGTCCAACATGCCCGGCTCCAAGAAGGAGGTCGCCAACGCCAAGGAGGAGGGTGTGAACTTCCTCTTCAACCGCCAGCCGGTGGAGGTGGTGGGCGACGGCCGCGTGGAGGGCGTGAAGGTGGTCACCACCGAGCTGGGCGAGCCCGACGAGCGCGGCCGCCGCAGCCCCCAGCCGGTCCCCGGCTCCGAGGAGATCATCCCCGCCGACCGGGTGCTGGTGGCCTTCGGCTTCCGCCCCGACCCGCAGCCCTGGTTCACCGATTTCGGCATCGAGGTGGACGAGCGCGGCCGGGTCCGCGCCCCCGCCGAGCAGGCCTGCCACCATCAGACCACCAACCCCAAGGTCTTCGCCGGGGGCGATATGGTCCGCGGCTCCGACCTGGTGGTCACCGCCGTGTACGAGGGCCGTCAGGCCGCCGAGGGGATCCTCGACTTCCTGGAGGTCTGA
- the mutH gene encoding DNA mismatch repair endonuclease MutH, producing MVTAPRDEEELHHRATALAGSTLGAVAGRCGLAVPTDLRRSKGWAGRVMETALGADGGSRAVHDFAHLGVELKTLPLQGPTEPRETTYVCTADLTSLGESWEASWVGRKLARVLWVPVEGDPAIPPGERRVGTPWLWSPTAEQTATLRSDWEAFRERLTLEGAAGLTAHAGTWLQVRPKAAHGRARTAAFDAEGRRITVNPRGFYLRTAFTRALLAEAFGE from the coding sequence ATGGTGACCGCCCCCCGCGACGAGGAAGAGCTCCACCACCGCGCCACGGCGCTGGCCGGGTCCACCCTGGGCGCCGTGGCGGGGCGGTGCGGGCTCGCCGTTCCGACGGACCTGCGCCGTTCCAAGGGCTGGGCGGGGCGGGTAATGGAGACCGCCCTGGGGGCCGACGGCGGCTCCCGGGCGGTTCACGACTTCGCCCACCTCGGGGTGGAGCTCAAGACCCTCCCCCTCCAGGGGCCCACCGAGCCCCGGGAGACCACCTACGTCTGCACCGCCGACCTGACCTCGCTGGGGGAGTCCTGGGAGGCCTCCTGGGTCGGCCGGAAGCTCGCCCGCGTGCTCTGGGTCCCGGTGGAGGGCGACCCGGCCATCCCGCCGGGGGAACGACGGGTGGGCACACCCTGGCTCTGGTCCCCCACGGCGGAGCAGACGGCCACCCTGCGCTCGGACTGGGAGGCCTTCCGGGAGCGGCTGACCCTGGAGGGAGCGGCCGGGCTCACCGCCCACGCCGGGACCTGGCTCCAGGTCCGGCCCAAGGCCGCCCACGGCCGGGCGCGTACCGCCGCCTTCGACGCCGAGGGCCGCCGGATCACCGTCAACCCGCGCGGCTTCTACCTGCGGACCGCCTTCACCCGCGCCCTGCTCGCCGAGGCCTTCGGCGAGTAG
- a CDS encoding TraR/DksA family transcriptional regulator, whose amino-acid sequence MAEELTSEQVRELEQQLRDRREYLRGEIRDELQRMENEHYSDLAGNVHDSGDESVADMLSDLQYGIVDRQVEEMRAIEASLQRIREGRYGHCQVCDEPIEVARLKAQPTATRCLEHQAEYERNHEGAGAPGNL is encoded by the coding sequence ATGGCCGAAGAACTCACCAGCGAACAGGTCCGCGAGCTGGAGCAGCAGCTGCGCGATCGCCGCGAGTACCTGCGCGGCGAGATCCGCGACGAGCTCCAGCGCATGGAGAACGAGCACTACAGCGACCTGGCCGGCAACGTCCACGACTCCGGGGACGAGTCGGTAGCCGACATGCTCAGCGACCTCCAGTACGGGATCGTCGACCGGCAGGTGGAGGAGATGCGGGCCATCGAGGCGTCGCTGCAGCGGATCCGTGAGGGGCGCTACGGCCACTGCCAGGTCTGTGACGAGCCCATCGAGGTAGCCCGCCTGAAGGCGCAGCCCACCGCCACCCGCTGCCTGGAGCACCAGGCGGAGTACGAGCGCAATCACGAGGGCGCCGGCGCCCCCGGCAACCTCTGA